The following coding sequences are from one Neovison vison isolate M4711 chromosome X, ASM_NN_V1, whole genome shotgun sequence window:
- the LOC122897521 gene encoding RNA polymerase II elongation factor ELL2-like, which translates to MPEDFPEDCVLQKGPEDTYKCVHEEAPVVAIFCRPVYRDSHRGELLFSKVFYHLNFDLHRYDYMADFEDIRALEQLLNNEGEVAVKEADGLQPRQDNVTVLPVQLPGPSIWATDSYNSHENTGCPQAPLHFQEFQELIKTPPDDSLTDIYDFNFLLSDVNKDNHEDDTPKTVSSYSPSQFDCLSLMQDSTMGKATDSYQTTQVGRIQAEEGRSNKWKTIRKPSFEKRMPVRRAPQVSPDPVPERKRTAPINPAYTIRKSRVASSVHLRPYRDRVIHLLALKDYKKPELLIRLQKDGITKNDKNSLGEILHQVANLNTQNFSYTLKDYVFKELQKDWPGYNEVERQSLELVLSRKIDALQNAAGTNSTESSVGCGRDAASREQLSNAAINLSRRKVRISRLSTGIQSTPNGCVMNTSAKSAFGLSGRSEATASYIRPPLPTTHPPSSQPPQPARSGSNSWGNAERPETLGPRVASFSENTNISGSRGAKHPPLKTVPSVSIQMTYPEPMETEPLMSDKKSEYTFPECEAKDQEYDIDMMGRQETDWERQGEGAKPDSKQEVIEVCTASRKTSAASRLPGSLAKYAPIVSSEQRQQYEQEFRVEYDEYQGLYSKMLTLSRVFINLDSKRKHLSPDSKEYQDINKKISLEYQKMKQINPNYYAEKHRCQYLYNKLVHIKRLINDYDQQHVKS; encoded by the coding sequence gAGAGTTATTGTTTTCTAAAGTATTTTACCATTTGAACTTTGATCTCCACAGATATGACTATATGGCAGACTTTGAGGACATTAGAGCACTGGAGCAACTGTTAAACAATGAAGGAGAGGTGGCAGTAAAGGAGGCAGATGGCTTACAGCCCAGGCAGGACAATGTCACTGTGCTGCCTGTGCAGCTTCCCGGACCATCCATTTGGGCAACTGACTCTTACAACAGCCACGAGAACACAGGGTGCCCTCAAGCTCCTCTTCATTTCCAAGAATTCCAAGAGCTTATCAAAACCCCCCCAGATGATTCACTCACTGATATATACGACTTTAACTTTTTGTTGTCAGATGTGAATAAAGACAACCATGAAGACGATACCCCAAAAACTGTCTCAAGCTACAGCCCCTCACAGTTTGATTGCCTGAGCTTGATGCAGGATAGTACGATGGGTAAAGCAACCGACTCCTACCAGACGACACAAGTAGGAAGGatccaggcagaggaaggaaggagcaacaaatggaaaactATCCGAAAACCGTCTTTTGAGAAAAGAATGCCAGTTCGGAGAGCACCTCAAGTCAGCCCAGATCCAGTGCccgagagaaaaagaacagctcCTATTAACCCTGCGTACACAATTCGAAAGTCAAGAGTTGCTAGCAGTGTCCACCTGCGGCCGTACAGGGACAGGGTGATTCACTTGCTGGCGCTGAAGGACTATAAGAAACCCGAACTACTCATTCGACTGCAGAAAGACGGCATTACCAAAAATGACAAGAACTCCCTCGGGGAAATTCTGCACCAAGTAGCCAATCTAAATACTCAGAATTTCTCATATACCTTAAAGGATTACGTCTTTAAGGAGCTCCAGAAAGACTGGCCGGGGTATAACGAAGTAGAGAGGCAGTCACTGGAGTTGGTGCTTTCCAGAAAAATAGATGCATTACAGAATGCAGCAGGTACCAATTCCACAGAATCTTCTGTAGGTTGTGGTAGAGATGCAGCATCTCGGGAACAACTTTCTAACGCAGCTATTAATTTGTCAAGGAGAAAAGTTAGAATATCTCGCCTCTCAACCGGAATACAGTCGACACCGAATGGCTGTGTGATGAACACCAGTGCAAAATCTGCTTTTGGGCTCTCGGGACGTTCTGAGGCGACTGCCTCTTACATCCGTCCTCCGCTGCCCACAACCCACCCTCCCTCTTCACAGCCTCCTCAGCCTGCACGTTCTGGCAGCAATTCCTGGGGCAACGCAGAAAGACCTGAGACTCTAGGTCCCCGTGTTGCCAGCTTTAGTGAAAATACAAACATCTCAGGGAGCCGGGGGGCTAAACATCCTCCCTTGAAAACAGTACCCTCTGTCTCAATTCAAATGACATACCCAGAGCCTATGGAGACAGAACCCTTGATGTCTGATAAGAAGTCTGAATATACATTTCCTGAATGTGAAGCAAAGGACCAAGAGTACGACATTGACATGATGGGGAGACAGGAGACAGATTGGGAAAGACAAGGTGAAGGTGCAAAGCCAGACTCCAAACAAGAAGTTATAGAGGTGTGCACTGCTTCCAGGAAGACTAGTGCAGCATCCAGGCTCCCAGGTTCTCTGGCTAAATATGCCCCAATAGTTTCCTCCGAGCAGCGTCAGCAGTATGAGCAGGAGTTTAGAGTAGAATATGATGAGTATCAGGGCTTGTATTCCAAGATGCTGACTTTATCTAGAGTATTTATTAACCTAGATTCAAAGAGGAAGCACCTTTCTCCAGACTCAAAAGAATATCAAGATATTAATAAGAAAATCTCTCTAGAATATCAGAAGATGAAGCAGATTAATCCCAATTATTATGCAGAAAAACATAGATGCCAGTATCTTTATAACAAGCTGGTTCACATTAAAAGGTTAATAAATGATTATGACCAGCAGCATGTAAAATCATAG